A section of the Anabaena cylindrica PCC 7122 genome encodes:
- a CDS encoding mechanosensitive ion channel: MNTTWQGLTQLTGVGLSNQVQQFLAQSSSLQTETSPISRGVADVQGVVEQLILFTPRLLGSAVILLVGWLIAAIASKAIEKILNRTNIDNRIAAGITGSQDAPQIEKLISGLVFWSIFLLTVVAVLQNLGLEVASRPLNNFLNQLIGFLPQVVGAGIILGVAWFLATIVRLLTVRTLRTLRFDERLSQENQDGTPSTNQLSLSETIGNALYWFIFLLFLGLLLETLGLQEALLPVQALTTEILSVVPNILAAILIGTVGWFIANIVQRIVTNLLHTTGIDHVGSRFGLSPAAGVQSLSKIIGTIVYILILIPVAIASLNALKIEAISAPAIVMLQQVLNTLPSIFTAAGILIVSYFLGRFVSELVTTILTSLGFNNIFTVLGLPSLNQQAVYSEQPTAPTRTPSEVAGIIVLVGIMLFATVAAVNILNIPALTSLVTGIVIILGRILAGLIVFAIGLFLANLAFSIISSSGNSQARVLAQVARISIIALVSAMALQQIGVAPDIVNLAFGLLFGAIAVAIALAFGLGGRDVAQEQMREWLTSFKETGNKE, encoded by the coding sequence ATGAATACAACTTGGCAAGGATTAACCCAGTTGACAGGTGTTGGTTTGTCGAATCAGGTGCAGCAATTTTTAGCACAATCGTCAAGCTTGCAAACTGAGACATCACCAATCAGTAGAGGAGTTGCGGATGTTCAAGGAGTTGTCGAACAACTAATTCTGTTTACTCCCCGGTTACTGGGATCGGCTGTGATTTTGTTAGTTGGTTGGCTGATTGCAGCGATCGCATCCAAGGCTATAGAAAAAATCCTCAATCGCACAAACATAGATAACCGAATTGCTGCTGGAATCACTGGTAGTCAAGATGCTCCCCAGATTGAGAAACTAATCTCTGGGCTAGTCTTTTGGAGTATATTTCTGTTGACAGTAGTGGCTGTTTTACAGAACCTGGGTCTAGAAGTAGCCTCTCGACCACTGAATAATTTTCTCAATCAACTGATTGGCTTTTTGCCCCAGGTGGTTGGTGCGGGCATAATTTTGGGTGTGGCTTGGTTCTTAGCCACTATCGTCAGGCTATTGACTGTTCGGACATTACGGACGTTACGATTTGATGAGCGTCTAAGTCAAGAAAACCAAGATGGTACACCCAGCACGAATCAATTGTCTCTCAGTGAGACTATTGGCAATGCTTTGTATTGGTTCATCTTTTTATTGTTTCTGGGGCTACTTCTGGAGACTTTGGGACTTCAGGAGGCATTACTACCAGTACAAGCTTTAACCACGGAGATTCTTTCTGTTGTACCCAATATTTTAGCGGCAATTCTCATTGGTACAGTTGGTTGGTTTATCGCCAATATCGTGCAGCGGATTGTCACAAACTTGCTACATACAACGGGAATTGATCATGTAGGCAGTCGGTTTGGACTATCTCCAGCGGCGGGGGTGCAATCTTTATCAAAGATTATCGGCACGATTGTCTATATTTTGATTTTGATTCCTGTAGCGATCGCATCACTCAATGCTCTAAAAATTGAGGCGATTTCTGCACCAGCAATTGTGATGCTGCAACAGGTTCTCAATACTTTACCCAGCATTTTTACCGCAGCAGGAATTTTAATTGTTTCCTATTTTCTGGGTAGGTTTGTCTCAGAATTAGTGACAACTATCCTCACCAGCTTAGGCTTTAACAACATTTTCACAGTTTTGGGTTTACCATCACTCAACCAGCAAGCAGTTTATTCCGAACAACCTACAGCACCAACCCGCACTCCATCAGAAGTAGCTGGGATTATCGTTTTAGTTGGGATCATGCTGTTTGCAACTGTGGCAGCAGTGAATATTTTAAATATTCCCGCATTAACATCATTAGTGACAGGTATTGTCATTATCTTGGGACGAATTTTAGCGGGATTGATAGTATTTGCGATTGGGTTATTTTTGGCAAATCTGGCTTTTAGCATTATTAGCAGTTCTGGAAATTCCCAAGCCAGAGTTTTGGCTCAAGTAGCGCGGATTTCTATCATTGCCTTAGTTTCCGCAATGGCACTGCAACAGATTGGGGTTGCTCCTGATATCGTGAATTTAGCCTTTGGGTTGTTATTTGGTGCGATCGCAGTCGCTATTGCCTTAGCATTTGGTTTAGGTGGCCGTGATGTAGCCCAAGAACAAATGAGAGAATGGTTAACCTCTTTCAAGGAAACAGGAAATAAGGAATAG
- a CDS encoding iron-containing redox enzyme family protein, with amino-acid sequence MLIKTRVNMLLPIVKICSYEEAEQHFNRLLMLENLDEQVKRQPDLIKNFEDFFSLALTQAYTENSKAELANGFLQRLLYQINRLKLFWYDDLQSYTNERSSYVEEVRDRIESVWQAWELTQLDVEKIQSLNIKQSLQERANVDLNPPLSAAKRYLQEDMNLEGYRLLLAIASLDGLVEASRLSRILGGASNEIQATLIRVLLEEYGNGRLSRKHSTFFAQMMAELGLKTEPEAYFDIVPWQVLASINHNFLLTERKRHFLRYNGGLTYFEIAGPATYADYMQAAKRLQLSDAAMGYWELHIREDERHGQWMLTDVALPLADKYPYDAWELILGYDQEKLISDRAASAVMGFIQNAKSIQI; translated from the coding sequence ATGCTAATTAAGACCAGAGTAAATATGCTATTGCCAATTGTTAAAATATGTAGCTATGAAGAGGCAGAGCAACATTTTAATCGGCTGCTGATGCTAGAAAACTTAGACGAACAGGTGAAAAGACAACCTGATCTAATTAAAAATTTTGAAGACTTTTTCTCTTTAGCCTTAACACAGGCATACACAGAAAACTCGAAAGCTGAATTAGCAAATGGGTTTTTACAACGCTTACTTTATCAAATCAATCGCCTCAAATTATTTTGGTATGATGATTTGCAGTCGTACACAAATGAGCGTTCTAGTTATGTAGAAGAAGTGCGCGATCGCATTGAGTCAGTCTGGCAAGCATGGGAATTAACCCAATTAGATGTTGAAAAAATACAATCCTTAAACATTAAGCAATCTTTGCAGGAACGAGCAAATGTAGACTTAAATCCTCCCTTGTCAGCAGCAAAACGTTATCTACAAGAAGACATGAACTTAGAGGGCTATCGGTTATTATTAGCGATTGCCTCCTTGGATGGATTAGTAGAAGCTAGTCGTCTTTCTCGTATTTTGGGAGGCGCAAGTAACGAAATTCAGGCTACCTTAATTCGGGTACTTTTAGAAGAATATGGCAACGGTCGTCTATCACGAAAACACTCTACTTTTTTTGCCCAAATGATGGCTGAATTGGGACTAAAGACTGAACCAGAAGCTTATTTTGATATTGTACCTTGGCAAGTTTTAGCAAGTATCAATCACAACTTTTTACTAACAGAGCGAAAACGACATTTTCTCCGCTATAACGGCGGGCTGACCTATTTTGAAATAGCTGGACCCGCAACTTATGCAGATTATATGCAAGCAGCGAAACGATTGCAACTTTCCGATGCAGCTATGGGTTATTGGGAGTTACACATTCGTGAAGATGAACGACATGGCCAGTGGATGTTAACTGATGTTGCTCTACCTTTAGCAGACAAGTACCCCTATGATGCTTGGGAATTAATACTTGGTTATGACCAAGAGAAACTGATTAGCGATCGCGCTGCATCTGCGGTCATGGGTTTCATTCAAAATGCCAAATCAATCCAAATTTAA